One window of Perca flavescens isolate YP-PL-M2 chromosome 6, PFLA_1.0, whole genome shotgun sequence genomic DNA carries:
- the cgna gene encoding cingulin isoform X2, with amino-acid sequence MSAPSSGRMTPVDYGVQIRFINELNDTGGGQPGPKTKSQTTSKYGVAVRVQGIAGQPYVVLKDGEKGDSYGVQLRTSPGYNSLPRRREKAEPGTQGADVDGGQGGALRRAQSHGSLLDRDGEGGAGDEDFQLSRPPGDGKSGSYGNLDGGIGVSREREQVRHVGGREGGVESNMWDGSYRAGLNRSMGSVRSSESYPDPPQQTTQRHTPVNRLINRFDGGNTGGQQRGLPPEQQDPRATAPLLTPNAYTSPPSSTHSSLGRSQAAVTKFPAHSTNQWTSPGRYAAAETPHASLTEAQGQSAEMTIEEEQVMQTIHNILRQGTNESDVVIKHKAKVIFQKVQNLKPKERPQEEWMREKWELESRIAELQTALQAERRNSVSNSDPALKAELESCLDENLQLQEMLDRKKKELNETQSELTQLRMDRESAEARVRGMEDQLAELQDELRRENGNKTDLMSCQAQLMEVCQLKQKLEETLRQRERELTALKGALKEEVATHDKEIEVLREQYSADMEKLRSSMEQVSQSHVGIEAERLRVNASVRSLQQQLEDCRDESSHWMEQFHTTRDELRTTKQELLQTRLEKEESEEGLKELQEKVSTMKQQIPDPGHTQTLQQELQRCSTDLQKAKSEVEKQRAVFDKKVMEVISIKKSHQEQEAELKYEIDRLKDQLQRAREDVAKAQEKNKRLPDPAIISALEEKLGETQDEASQLKEKLSLAEEEVEASKTRLSRAQMDVKSLQDAQQEQEEANTRLKEKLSRLEAQLQANATESSEAEIALHTEVRRLRSELDEAKRKASRLSQEQRELILRVEEMEKDKETLKQTFNQLEETKRQQESALEKLNKEYESLTVSSREEAQTLRVQLEEQRERARKEMQEAQRHGNDAQGELEKSHINLRRLEEEMSRQKKELLLVCEERDNHQLDKELLTNRLRHLEGEIEANKNGHNEKTREIRILEDKLKRVELELEEERSSVEMLTDRVARSRDQIDQLRSELMQERSSKQDLELDKNAMERHLKELRSRVADMEGQSRSSAGVSQLENKIQELEERLRTEEREKNSVFASQRRLERKLKDLNMTLDEEKQTHTEQRDQLALRVKALKRQVDEGETELERIDGLRRKAQRDMEEQMELKEALQTRVTALETELKRKTQTAMRPALDSSALSSDDDDDSLYDPSTITSILTESNLQTSSC; translated from the exons ATGAGCGCACCATCTTCAGGTCGGATGACCCCAGTGGACTACGGTGTCCAGATCCGCTTCATCAATGAACTCAACGACACTGGCGGGGGGCAGCCAGGGCCCAAGACAAAGTCCCAGACCACCTCCAAGTACGGCGTGGCGGTCAGGGTGCAAGGTATTGCTGGCCAGCCATACGTCGTCCTGAAAGACGGAGAGAAAGGAGACTCGTATGGGGTCCAGCTCAGGACCTCCCCTGGTTACAATAGCCTTCCCCGGAGGAGAGAGAAGGCAGAGCCCGGAACACAAGGGGCAGATGTAGATGGCGGGCAGGGAGGTGCACTACGCCGGGCCCAGTCCCATGGGTCGCTGCTGGACAGGGACGGAGAGGGAGGGGCAGGCGATGAGGATTTTCAGCTGTCTAGGCCACCGGGGGATGGAAAGTCCGGTAGTTATGGGAATCTGGATGGAGGAATTGGGGTAAGTAGGGAGAGAGAGCAGGTTCGGCATGTCGGTGGTAGAGAGGGTGGCGTGGAAAGCAATATGTGGGATGGTTCGTACAGAGCAGGGCTCAACCGGTCAATGGGGTCAGTGAGAAGCAGTGAGTCCTACCCTGACCCTCCCCAACAAACAACTCAGAGACATACTCCTGTCAACAGACTCATAAACAGGTTTGATGGTGGTAACACTGGTGGCCAACAGAGAGGACTCCCTCCTGAACAACAAGATCCCAGAGCTACAGCTCCTCTCCTCACCCCCAACGCCTACACCTCACCTCCGTCCTCAACTCACAGCAGCCTGGGACGCAGCCAGGCCGCTGTCACCAAATTTCCCGCACACTCCACTAACCAGTGGACTTCCCCAGGGAGATATGCCGCTGCAGAGACACCACACGCCAGTCTGACTGAGGCACAA GGTCAGAGTGCAGAGATGACCATTGAAGAGGAGCAGGTCATGCAGACTATACACAACATCCTGAGACAAGG GACCAACGAAAGTGATGTTGTCATCAAGCACAAAGCCAAGGTCATCTTTCAGAAGGTTCAGAATCTAAAG CCCAAAGAGAGACCTCAGGAAGAGTGGATGAGAGAAAAGTGGGAGCTTGAAAGTAGGATTGCTGAACTACAAACTGCCCTGCAAGCGGAAAGAAGG AACTCTGTTAGCAATTCTGATCCTGCTCTGAAAGCTGAGCTGGAGTCCTGTCTGGATGAAAATCTGCAGCTCCAGGAGATGCTTGACCGGAAGAAGAAAGAATTAAATGAAACACAATCAGA GCTGACTCAGCTGCGTATGGACAGGGAGAGCGCAGAGGCTCGGGTCAGAGGAATGGAGGACCAGCTGGCTGAGCTTCAGGATGAACTGAGAAGAGAGAATGGCAACAAGACG GACCTGATGTCTTGTCAGGCACAGCTGATGGAGGTGTGCCAGCTGAAACAGAAGTTGGAGGAGACACTGAGACAGAGAGAACGGGAGCTAACGGCTCTCAAAGGAGCTCTGAAGGAAGAGGTGGCCACACATGACAAAGAGATCGAGGTGCTCCGAGAGCAGTACAGCGCTGACATGGAGAAGCTCCGTAGCAGCATGGAGCAGGTGTCTCAG TCTCACGTAGGGATCGAGGCAGAGCGCTTGCGTGTGAATGCGTCCGTTCGCTCCCTGCAGCAGCAGTTGGAAGACTGTAGAGACGAGAGCAGCCACTGGATGGAGCAGTTTCACACCACCAGAGACGAACTTCGAACAACCAAACAAGA ACTCCTGCAAACCCGTCTGGAAAAAGAGGAGTCTGAGGAGGGGCTAAAGGAGCTCCAGGAGAAAGTAAGCACCATGAAACAACAGATACCAGACCCTGGCCACACACAGACTCTCCAGCAG GAACTTCAGCGGTGCAGTACTGATCTACAGAAGGCCAAGTCTGAGGTGGAGAAGCAGAGGGCAGTGTTTGACAAGAAGGTCATGGAGGTCATCTCCATCAAAAAATCTCACCAGGAACAGGAGGCAGAACTCAAGTATGAGATTGACAGGCTGAAGGACCAATTACAGAGGGCCAGAGAGGATGTTGCCAAGGcacaggagaaaaacaaacGG CTCCCAGACCCAGCCATCATCTCAGCTCTGGAGGAGAAGCTCGGAGAGACACAGGATGAAGCTAGCCAGCTCAAAGAGAAACTCTCATTAGCTGAGGAGGAAGTGGAGGCCAGTAAAACACGCCTCAGTAGAGCTCAGATGGACGTTAAATCGCTCCAAGATGCCCagcaggagcaggaggaggccAACACACGTCTCAAAGAGAAACTCTCACGGTTAGAG GCTCAGCTGCAGGCCAACGCCACAGAGAGCTCCGAGGCAGAGATCGCCCTCCACACTGAGGTGAGAAGATTGCGGTCTGAGCTCGATGAAGCCAAGAGAAAAGCCTCCAGACTGAGCCAGGAGCAACGTGAACTTATTCTGCGGGTGGAGGAAATGGAGAAAGACAAGGAGACACTCAAACAGACCTTCAACCAGCTGGAGGAGACCAAACGACAGCAGGAAAGCGCTCTGGAGAAACTCAACAAAGAG TATGAGTCTCTGACCGTGTCCTCAAGAGAGGAGGCGCAGACTCTCAGAGTTCAGCtggaggaacagagagagagagcacgcAAGGAAATGCAGGAGGCGCAACGTCACGGAAACGACGCCCAGGGTGAACtcgaaaaaagccatataaATCTAAGGAGACTGGAGGAAgag ATGTCACGACAGAAGAAGGAGCTCCTGCTTGTATGTGAGGAGAGAGACAACCACCAGCTGGATAAAGAGCTTCTGACCAACAGACTGCGCCACCTTGAGGGAGAGATAGAGGCCAACAAAAACGGCCACAATGAGAAAACCAGGGAAATTCGCATCCTGGAG GACAAGCTGAAGCGCGTGGAGTTGGAGCTGGAAGAGGAGAGAAGCAGCGTGGAGATGCTGACCGACCGCGTGGCCAGGAGCAGAGACCAGATCGATCAGCTCCGCTCTGAGCTCATGCAGGAGCGATCCTCCAAACAGGACCTGGAGCTGGACAAGAACGCCATGGAGAGACAT CTGAAGGAGCTGAGGAGTCGTGTGGCCGATATGGAGGGCCAGTCTCGCTCCTCAGCAGGAGTCTCCCAGCTGGAGAACAAGATCCAGGAGCTGGAAGAACGCCTACGGACTGAGGAAAG GGAGAAGAACTCTGTGTTTGCGTCTCAACGACGTCTGGAGAGGAAACTAAAAGATCTCAACATGACGCTGGATGaggagaaacaaacacacactgaacagagAGACCAG CTCGCTCTGAGAGTCAAAGCTCTAAAGAGGCAAGTGGATGAAGGAGAGACCGAGCTGGAAAGGATAGATGGGCTGAGGAGAAAGGCCCAGAGAGACATGGAGGAACAGATGGAGCTCAAAGAGGCCTTGCAGACCAGAGTCACAGCACTGGAAACTGAGCTCAA GAGAAAAACGCAAACAGCGATGCGCCCAGCTTTGGATTCATCAGCTCTCAGTTCAGATGACGATGACGACAGCCTGTATGACCCCTCCACCATCACCTCTATCCTCACTGAGAGCAACCTCCAGACCAGCTCCTGTTAA
- the cgna gene encoding cingulin isoform X1 has protein sequence MSAPSSGRMTPVDYGVQIRFINELNDTGGGQPGPKTKSQTTSKYGVAVRVQGIAGQPYVVLKDGEKGDSYGVQLRTSPGYNSLPRRREKAEPGTQGADVDGGQGGALRRAQSHGSLLDRDGEGGAGDEDFQLSRPPGDGKSGSYGNLDGGIGVSREREQVRHVGGREGGVESNMWDGSYRAGLNRSMGSVRSSESYPDPPQQTTQRHTPVNRLINRFDGGNTGGQQRGLPPEQQDPRATAPLLTPNAYTSPPSSTHSSLGRSQAAVTKFPAHSTNQWTSPGRYAAAETPHASLTEAQVTPDLLLDQGQSAEMTIEEEQVMQTIHNILRQGTNESDVVIKHKAKVIFQKVQNLKPKERPQEEWMREKWELESRIAELQTALQAERRNSVSNSDPALKAELESCLDENLQLQEMLDRKKKELNETQSELTQLRMDRESAEARVRGMEDQLAELQDELRRENGNKTDLMSCQAQLMEVCQLKQKLEETLRQRERELTALKGALKEEVATHDKEIEVLREQYSADMEKLRSSMEQVSQSHVGIEAERLRVNASVRSLQQQLEDCRDESSHWMEQFHTTRDELRTTKQELLQTRLEKEESEEGLKELQEKVSTMKQQIPDPGHTQTLQQELQRCSTDLQKAKSEVEKQRAVFDKKVMEVISIKKSHQEQEAELKYEIDRLKDQLQRAREDVAKAQEKNKRLPDPAIISALEEKLGETQDEASQLKEKLSLAEEEVEASKTRLSRAQMDVKSLQDAQQEQEEANTRLKEKLSRLEAQLQANATESSEAEIALHTEVRRLRSELDEAKRKASRLSQEQRELILRVEEMEKDKETLKQTFNQLEETKRQQESALEKLNKEYESLTVSSREEAQTLRVQLEEQRERARKEMQEAQRHGNDAQGELEKSHINLRRLEEEMSRQKKELLLVCEERDNHQLDKELLTNRLRHLEGEIEANKNGHNEKTREIRILEDKLKRVELELEEERSSVEMLTDRVARSRDQIDQLRSELMQERSSKQDLELDKNAMERHLKELRSRVADMEGQSRSSAGVSQLENKIQELEERLRTEEREKNSVFASQRRLERKLKDLNMTLDEEKQTHTEQRDQLALRVKALKRQVDEGETELERIDGLRRKAQRDMEEQMELKEALQTRVTALETELKRKTQTAMRPALDSSALSSDDDDDSLYDPSTITSILTESNLQTSSC, from the exons ATGAGCGCACCATCTTCAGGTCGGATGACCCCAGTGGACTACGGTGTCCAGATCCGCTTCATCAATGAACTCAACGACACTGGCGGGGGGCAGCCAGGGCCCAAGACAAAGTCCCAGACCACCTCCAAGTACGGCGTGGCGGTCAGGGTGCAAGGTATTGCTGGCCAGCCATACGTCGTCCTGAAAGACGGAGAGAAAGGAGACTCGTATGGGGTCCAGCTCAGGACCTCCCCTGGTTACAATAGCCTTCCCCGGAGGAGAGAGAAGGCAGAGCCCGGAACACAAGGGGCAGATGTAGATGGCGGGCAGGGAGGTGCACTACGCCGGGCCCAGTCCCATGGGTCGCTGCTGGACAGGGACGGAGAGGGAGGGGCAGGCGATGAGGATTTTCAGCTGTCTAGGCCACCGGGGGATGGAAAGTCCGGTAGTTATGGGAATCTGGATGGAGGAATTGGGGTAAGTAGGGAGAGAGAGCAGGTTCGGCATGTCGGTGGTAGAGAGGGTGGCGTGGAAAGCAATATGTGGGATGGTTCGTACAGAGCAGGGCTCAACCGGTCAATGGGGTCAGTGAGAAGCAGTGAGTCCTACCCTGACCCTCCCCAACAAACAACTCAGAGACATACTCCTGTCAACAGACTCATAAACAGGTTTGATGGTGGTAACACTGGTGGCCAACAGAGAGGACTCCCTCCTGAACAACAAGATCCCAGAGCTACAGCTCCTCTCCTCACCCCCAACGCCTACACCTCACCTCCGTCCTCAACTCACAGCAGCCTGGGACGCAGCCAGGCCGCTGTCACCAAATTTCCCGCACACTCCACTAACCAGTGGACTTCCCCAGGGAGATATGCCGCTGCAGAGACACCACACGCCAGTCTGACTGAGGCACAA GTGACTCCTGACCTTTTGCTGGACCAGGGTCAGAGTGCAGAGATGACCATTGAAGAGGAGCAGGTCATGCAGACTATACACAACATCCTGAGACAAGG GACCAACGAAAGTGATGTTGTCATCAAGCACAAAGCCAAGGTCATCTTTCAGAAGGTTCAGAATCTAAAG CCCAAAGAGAGACCTCAGGAAGAGTGGATGAGAGAAAAGTGGGAGCTTGAAAGTAGGATTGCTGAACTACAAACTGCCCTGCAAGCGGAAAGAAGG AACTCTGTTAGCAATTCTGATCCTGCTCTGAAAGCTGAGCTGGAGTCCTGTCTGGATGAAAATCTGCAGCTCCAGGAGATGCTTGACCGGAAGAAGAAAGAATTAAATGAAACACAATCAGA GCTGACTCAGCTGCGTATGGACAGGGAGAGCGCAGAGGCTCGGGTCAGAGGAATGGAGGACCAGCTGGCTGAGCTTCAGGATGAACTGAGAAGAGAGAATGGCAACAAGACG GACCTGATGTCTTGTCAGGCACAGCTGATGGAGGTGTGCCAGCTGAAACAGAAGTTGGAGGAGACACTGAGACAGAGAGAACGGGAGCTAACGGCTCTCAAAGGAGCTCTGAAGGAAGAGGTGGCCACACATGACAAAGAGATCGAGGTGCTCCGAGAGCAGTACAGCGCTGACATGGAGAAGCTCCGTAGCAGCATGGAGCAGGTGTCTCAG TCTCACGTAGGGATCGAGGCAGAGCGCTTGCGTGTGAATGCGTCCGTTCGCTCCCTGCAGCAGCAGTTGGAAGACTGTAGAGACGAGAGCAGCCACTGGATGGAGCAGTTTCACACCACCAGAGACGAACTTCGAACAACCAAACAAGA ACTCCTGCAAACCCGTCTGGAAAAAGAGGAGTCTGAGGAGGGGCTAAAGGAGCTCCAGGAGAAAGTAAGCACCATGAAACAACAGATACCAGACCCTGGCCACACACAGACTCTCCAGCAG GAACTTCAGCGGTGCAGTACTGATCTACAGAAGGCCAAGTCTGAGGTGGAGAAGCAGAGGGCAGTGTTTGACAAGAAGGTCATGGAGGTCATCTCCATCAAAAAATCTCACCAGGAACAGGAGGCAGAACTCAAGTATGAGATTGACAGGCTGAAGGACCAATTACAGAGGGCCAGAGAGGATGTTGCCAAGGcacaggagaaaaacaaacGG CTCCCAGACCCAGCCATCATCTCAGCTCTGGAGGAGAAGCTCGGAGAGACACAGGATGAAGCTAGCCAGCTCAAAGAGAAACTCTCATTAGCTGAGGAGGAAGTGGAGGCCAGTAAAACACGCCTCAGTAGAGCTCAGATGGACGTTAAATCGCTCCAAGATGCCCagcaggagcaggaggaggccAACACACGTCTCAAAGAGAAACTCTCACGGTTAGAG GCTCAGCTGCAGGCCAACGCCACAGAGAGCTCCGAGGCAGAGATCGCCCTCCACACTGAGGTGAGAAGATTGCGGTCTGAGCTCGATGAAGCCAAGAGAAAAGCCTCCAGACTGAGCCAGGAGCAACGTGAACTTATTCTGCGGGTGGAGGAAATGGAGAAAGACAAGGAGACACTCAAACAGACCTTCAACCAGCTGGAGGAGACCAAACGACAGCAGGAAAGCGCTCTGGAGAAACTCAACAAAGAG TATGAGTCTCTGACCGTGTCCTCAAGAGAGGAGGCGCAGACTCTCAGAGTTCAGCtggaggaacagagagagagagcacgcAAGGAAATGCAGGAGGCGCAACGTCACGGAAACGACGCCCAGGGTGAACtcgaaaaaagccatataaATCTAAGGAGACTGGAGGAAgag ATGTCACGACAGAAGAAGGAGCTCCTGCTTGTATGTGAGGAGAGAGACAACCACCAGCTGGATAAAGAGCTTCTGACCAACAGACTGCGCCACCTTGAGGGAGAGATAGAGGCCAACAAAAACGGCCACAATGAGAAAACCAGGGAAATTCGCATCCTGGAG GACAAGCTGAAGCGCGTGGAGTTGGAGCTGGAAGAGGAGAGAAGCAGCGTGGAGATGCTGACCGACCGCGTGGCCAGGAGCAGAGACCAGATCGATCAGCTCCGCTCTGAGCTCATGCAGGAGCGATCCTCCAAACAGGACCTGGAGCTGGACAAGAACGCCATGGAGAGACAT CTGAAGGAGCTGAGGAGTCGTGTGGCCGATATGGAGGGCCAGTCTCGCTCCTCAGCAGGAGTCTCCCAGCTGGAGAACAAGATCCAGGAGCTGGAAGAACGCCTACGGACTGAGGAAAG GGAGAAGAACTCTGTGTTTGCGTCTCAACGACGTCTGGAGAGGAAACTAAAAGATCTCAACATGACGCTGGATGaggagaaacaaacacacactgaacagagAGACCAG CTCGCTCTGAGAGTCAAAGCTCTAAAGAGGCAAGTGGATGAAGGAGAGACCGAGCTGGAAAGGATAGATGGGCTGAGGAGAAAGGCCCAGAGAGACATGGAGGAACAGATGGAGCTCAAAGAGGCCTTGCAGACCAGAGTCACAGCACTGGAAACTGAGCTCAA GAGAAAAACGCAAACAGCGATGCGCCCAGCTTTGGATTCATCAGCTCTCAGTTCAGATGACGATGACGACAGCCTGTATGACCCCTCCACCATCACCTCTATCCTCACTGAGAGCAACCTCCAGACCAGCTCCTGTTAA